The following coding sequences are from one Collimonas arenae window:
- a CDS encoding YciI family protein has product MRFMIIRKADQATEAGVLPSGELLAAMIKYNEEMIQAGVMQAGEGLQPSSKGARIKFTGGKPTVTDGPFAETKELIAGFTMIQVKSKEEAIAWVKRWPALDADGGVELELRQVFEAEDFGDALTPELRETEERLRAASAKL; this is encoded by the coding sequence ATGCGATTCATGATCATACGCAAGGCAGACCAGGCGACCGAAGCGGGCGTACTACCCAGTGGCGAATTGCTTGCAGCAATGATTAAGTACAACGAAGAAATGATACAGGCTGGCGTCATGCAGGCCGGCGAAGGACTGCAACCTAGCTCCAAGGGAGCGCGCATCAAATTCACAGGCGGCAAACCAACTGTAACCGATGGCCCGTTTGCCGAAACCAAGGAGTTGATCGCCGGCTTCACGATGATCCAGGTGAAATCGAAGGAAGAAGCGATTGCCTGGGTCAAACGCTGGCCTGCCCTCGACGCCGACGGTGGTGTCGAACTTGAGCTGCGCCAGGTATTCGAAGCGGAAGATTTCGGCGATGCGCTCACCCCCGAACTCAGGGAAACAGAGGAACGCTTGCGCGCTGCGAGTGCAAAACTATAA
- a CDS encoding DegQ family serine endoprotease — protein sequence MNRLNFTRSTIAVAVLVVAGGAYLHSKGGEIGIPDANAATQVASAAPVAPVANAAPAVAVATDFSGIVDRFGPAVVNISVTSKPKQSAVSDQDEDSADLDPNDPFSQFFKRFGPQLQIPRHPQIMRGEGSGFIISPDGLILTNAHVVDAAQEVTVKLTDRREFRAKVLGSDKQSDIAVIRIDAKNLPTVQIGNPTLTKVGEPVLAIGSPYGFENTATAGIVSAKSRSLPDDTYVPFIQTDVAVNPGNSGGPLFNIRGEVIGINSQIYSQTGGYQGLSFAIPIDVATKVEQQLVKSGKVTRSHLGVSVQEVNQSLAESFGLKNTTGALVSSVDKGSPADKGGMQTGDVILRFNGQSINHSADLPSLVADTVPGTSSKIDVIRNGQEKTLVVKLTEAETAKSARNDNGAGSQGRLGLALRELSPNEQQQIGTRGGLVVEDASGPSAVAGIQRGDVILSLNGTPVSSVEQLRQLVGKAGKNVALLVQRDKDKIFVPLTLG from the coding sequence ATGAATCGCCTGAATTTTACCCGTAGCACCATTGCCGTCGCCGTACTGGTTGTCGCCGGTGGCGCTTACCTGCATTCCAAGGGTGGAGAAATCGGCATCCCCGACGCCAATGCAGCGACGCAGGTTGCCAGTGCAGCACCAGTGGCGCCGGTTGCGAATGCCGCGCCGGCGGTAGCCGTAGCAACCGATTTTTCCGGCATTGTCGACCGTTTCGGACCGGCCGTGGTCAACATCAGTGTGACCAGCAAACCAAAGCAGAGCGCGGTCTCAGACCAGGACGAAGACTCTGCTGACCTCGATCCTAACGACCCATTCTCGCAATTTTTCAAACGCTTCGGCCCGCAGCTGCAAATCCCGCGCCATCCACAAATCATGCGCGGTGAAGGCTCAGGCTTCATCATCAGCCCGGACGGCTTGATACTCACCAACGCCCACGTTGTCGATGCCGCACAGGAAGTCACCGTCAAGTTGACCGACCGCCGCGAATTCAGGGCCAAGGTGCTCGGCTCCGACAAGCAAAGCGACATCGCGGTGATCCGTATCGACGCCAAGAATCTGCCGACGGTGCAGATCGGTAATCCGACGCTGACCAAGGTCGGCGAACCGGTATTGGCCATCGGCTCGCCATACGGCTTTGAAAATACCGCCACCGCCGGCATCGTCAGCGCCAAATCGCGCTCGTTGCCAGACGATACCTACGTACCGTTCATCCAGACCGACGTTGCCGTCAATCCCGGCAACTCGGGTGGCCCGCTGTTCAACATCCGCGGCGAAGTGATCGGCATCAATTCGCAGATTTACAGCCAGACCGGTGGTTATCAGGGCTTATCGTTTGCCATTCCGATCGACGTCGCCACCAAGGTCGAACAACAGTTGGTGAAAAGCGGCAAGGTCACCCGTAGCCATCTCGGCGTCAGCGTGCAGGAAGTTAATCAGTCGCTGGCTGAATCGTTCGGTTTGAAAAATACTACAGGCGCGCTGGTCAGTTCAGTTGACAAAGGCAGCCCGGCTGACAAGGGCGGCATGCAGACCGGCGATGTGATCTTGCGCTTCAACGGCCAATCGATCAATCACTCGGCTGATCTGCCAAGCCTGGTGGCCGACACTGTGCCCGGCACGTCCAGCAAGATCGACGTGATCCGCAACGGCCAGGAAAAGACGCTGGTCGTCAAACTGACCGAAGCAGAAACTGCCAAGTCGGCCCGCAACGACAACGGCGCCGGTTCGCAAGGCAGGCTGGGGTTAGCGCTGCGCGAACTCAGTCCGAATGAGCAGCAACAGATCGGCACCCGCGGCGGCCTGGTGGTGGAAGATGCCTCCGGACCGTCCGCAGTGGCCGGTATCCAGCGCGGCGATGTTATCCTTTCGCTCAACGGCACGCCAGTCAGCAGCGTCGAACAGTTGCGCCAGCTGGTAGGCAAAGCCGGCAAGAATGTGGCACTACTGGTGCAACGCGACAAGGACAAGATCTTTGTACCGCTGACCTTGGGTTGA
- a CDS encoding VOC family protein gives MKLIPYLNFDGQCEAAFKFYEQALGGKIVFMLTHGNSPMAEQTAPEWRDKIMHIHLEFNGMAVMGSDCPPGYYQKPQGVSLSINVDKIADAERFYHALVKNGNITMPLDKTFWAERFGMVQDQFGISWMINCEKEV, from the coding sequence ATGAAATTGATTCCCTATCTTAATTTCGACGGTCAATGCGAAGCCGCATTCAAGTTCTATGAACAGGCACTTGGCGGCAAAATCGTCTTCATGCTGACGCACGGGAATTCACCGATGGCGGAGCAAACCGCACCTGAATGGCGCGACAAAATCATGCACATCCATCTGGAATTCAACGGCATGGCGGTGATGGGATCCGACTGTCCCCCGGGGTATTACCAGAAGCCGCAGGGCGTTTCGCTATCAATCAACGTCGACAAGATCGCTGATGCAGAACGCTTCTATCATGCGCTGGTCAAGAACGGCAACATAACAATGCCTCTCGACAAAACCTTCTGGGCCGAACGCTTCGGCATGGTCCAGGATCAGTTCGGCATCTCGTGGATGATCAACTGCGAAAAAGAAGTGTGA
- a CDS encoding sensor histidine kinase, translating to MTSIRRGLLSWLAVGLGGAILLAGIALYYQARGEANELFDYQMKQIAASLPRQAFALVDPRADSGPELEDDIMIQIWDNTGVVLYHSHGQSSLPLQAELGFTNVRQSNGVWRVYSAQIGNTVVQIAQPQSARNQIAAQMAVKTVTPLLLLFPLLGILIWIAVGRGLAPIKRAAAEVQARDMHALSPIPDAKLPQEIQPLTQALNDLLGRLGQSINAQRAFVADAAHELRTPLTALRLQVQLAERANNDSERQAAFGDLKNGLERATHLLQQLLTLARQEPGAFEQAHAELDLNALLHSVISDFALAADAHQIDLGISKEIPATVVGNADALRILFNNLIDNALRHSPAGSSIDIAVASEESGVTVSVEDHGSGIPEADLQRVFDRFYRAAGSQSQTPGSGLGLAIVKQIADAHGAAVTLHNTGHGLLASVHFSN from the coding sequence ATGACGTCGATACGCCGCGGTTTGCTGTCGTGGCTGGCAGTCGGCCTGGGCGGCGCCATCTTGCTCGCCGGGATTGCTCTGTACTATCAGGCACGCGGCGAAGCCAACGAGCTATTCGACTATCAGATGAAACAGATCGCCGCCTCCCTGCCACGCCAGGCATTTGCGCTGGTCGATCCAAGAGCCGACAGCGGGCCGGAACTGGAGGACGACATCATGATCCAGATCTGGGACAACACCGGTGTCGTGCTATACCACTCTCACGGTCAGTCCAGTCTGCCGCTGCAAGCAGAATTGGGCTTCACCAATGTCCGCCAAAGCAACGGTGTGTGGCGCGTCTACAGTGCGCAGATCGGCAACACCGTGGTGCAGATTGCGCAGCCGCAAAGCGCACGCAACCAGATTGCCGCGCAAATGGCCGTCAAGACTGTCACGCCGTTGCTGCTGCTGTTTCCGTTGCTGGGCATCTTGATCTGGATCGCGGTCGGCCGCGGGCTGGCGCCGATCAAGCGCGCGGCGGCGGAGGTCCAGGCGCGCGACATGCATGCGTTGTCGCCGATACCGGATGCCAAGCTGCCGCAAGAAATCCAGCCGTTGACGCAAGCCCTGAACGACTTGCTGGGCCGGCTCGGGCAATCGATCAATGCGCAACGCGCGTTCGTCGCCGACGCCGCGCATGAATTGCGTACGCCGTTGACCGCGTTGCGCCTGCAGGTGCAACTGGCCGAGCGCGCCAACAACGACAGCGAACGCCAGGCTGCGTTTGGCGACTTGAAGAACGGCCTGGAGCGCGCCACCCATTTGCTGCAGCAACTGCTGACGCTGGCGCGCCAGGAGCCGGGCGCTTTCGAACAGGCCCATGCCGAACTCGACCTGAATGCGCTGCTGCATAGCGTGATCAGCGACTTCGCCCTCGCCGCGGATGCTCATCAAATCGACCTCGGCATCAGCAAGGAAATACCGGCTACCGTGGTCGGCAATGCCGATGCCTTGCGCATCTTGTTCAACAACCTGATCGACAATGCATTGCGCCACAGCCCGGCCGGCAGCAGCATCGACATTGCCGTCGCATCCGAAGAAAGCGGCGTCACCGTGTCCGTGGAAGATCACGGCTCTGGTATTCCAGAGGCGGATTTGCAGCGCGTGTTCGACCGCTTTTATCGTGCCGCCGGTAGCCAGTCGCAAACACCAGGCAGCGGCCTGGGACTGGCCATCGTCAAGCAGATTGCCGATGCACACGGCGCCGCTGTGACGTTACACAACACTGGCCACGGCCTCCTTGCAAGTGTCCATTTCTCAAATTGA
- a CDS encoding DNA/RNA non-specific endonuclease translates to MARQTQELCYQAFVVMHSGITRTPLWSAEHLTRNNVDAARTLSRENSFHPEPALLINDRAELKDYARSGFDRGHMSPNGDMANRTSQYESFSLANMIPQNPQNNRHVWAAIESAVRNMAVNDGELYVITGPAFLGQELQKVGNVLVPTYIYKVVYSPKRQQAAAYFIKNEDTSHYEQMSITQLENTLRINLLPGVPKHVKDVAMKLPGASMRGERTSPEKRAEPAAQQVQKMETDLLTRLLNDFLKMLMNFLTSLIQKGMSHV, encoded by the coding sequence TTGGCGCGCCAGACCCAGGAGCTTTGCTACCAGGCATTTGTCGTCATGCATTCCGGCATCACGCGCACGCCGCTCTGGTCGGCCGAGCATTTAACGCGCAATAACGTTGATGCGGCGCGGACCCTGTCACGTGAAAATTCCTTCCATCCCGAGCCGGCGCTGCTGATCAATGATCGGGCGGAACTGAAGGACTATGCGCGCTCCGGCTTTGACCGCGGCCACATGAGTCCGAACGGCGACATGGCGAACCGGACTTCGCAGTACGAAAGTTTCAGCCTGGCCAACATGATCCCGCAGAATCCGCAGAACAACCGGCATGTCTGGGCCGCGATCGAAAGCGCTGTGCGCAACATGGCGGTGAATGACGGCGAACTGTATGTGATCACCGGACCGGCATTTCTGGGGCAGGAGCTGCAGAAGGTCGGTAACGTATTGGTGCCAACTTATATCTATAAAGTCGTCTATAGTCCGAAGAGGCAACAAGCTGCGGCATATTTCATCAAGAACGAAGATACTTCGCACTACGAACAGATGTCGATCACGCAACTCGAAAATACCTTGCGCATCAACCTGCTTCCCGGCGTGCCGAAGCACGTCAAGGATGTGGCGATGAAATTGCCCGGGGCAAGCATGCGCGGCGAGCGAACCAGTCCGGAAAAACGGGCAGAGCCGGCGGCGCAACAGGTCCAGAAAATGGAAACGGATTTGCTGACGAGATTGCTGAACGATTTCTTGAAAATGTTGATGAATTTTTTAACCAGCCTGATTCAGAAAGGGATGTCCCATGTCTAA
- a CDS encoding SRPBCC domain-containing protein: MRNVIYKTVVLKASAEALFDMYVDPVMHQAITGQPVMVAAEAGAEFEAFDGALSGVMLQVVKPRLIVQTWRSSAFAEEDPDSILILSFHTQGEQGRIDLVHLDVPDQDYENVKIGWREKYFEPWREFLAN; the protein is encoded by the coding sequence ATGCGCAATGTCATTTACAAGACGGTAGTCTTGAAAGCCTCAGCCGAAGCCCTGTTCGACATGTATGTTGATCCGGTCATGCATCAGGCCATTACTGGCCAGCCGGTCATGGTCGCAGCGGAAGCAGGGGCCGAGTTCGAGGCTTTTGACGGCGCACTGAGCGGTGTCATGCTACAGGTGGTCAAGCCTCGGCTGATTGTGCAGACCTGGCGTTCGAGTGCATTTGCCGAAGAAGACCCGGATTCGATACTGATCCTGTCGTTCCATACGCAAGGCGAGCAAGGGCGCATCGACCTGGTGCATCTCGATGTGCCCGACCAGGATTACGAAAACGTCAAGATCGGCTGGCGAGAAAAATACTTCGAGCCTTGGCGAGAATTTTTGGCAAACTAA
- a CDS encoding SRPBCC family protein, with the protein MIKTIAILIVVVLAAVLGYAATKPDTFRVQRTISIKAAPEKIIAQIDNFHNWTAWSPYEKRDPAMKRSYSGADNGVGAVYAWDGSSDVGSGRMEITEASPSSKVAIKLDFFKPFEAHNTAEFTVEPQGDGNIVTWAMYGPSPFISKVMGLFFDMDHMIGKDFEAGLANLKAVAEK; encoded by the coding sequence ATGATCAAGACCATCGCCATTCTCATCGTCGTCGTACTTGCCGCCGTGTTGGGCTATGCGGCCACCAAGCCCGACACTTTCCGTGTGCAACGGACCATCTCCATCAAGGCCGCACCGGAAAAGATCATTGCCCAGATCGACAATTTCCACAACTGGACTGCATGGTCGCCTTATGAGAAACGCGATCCGGCGATGAAGAGAAGCTACAGTGGCGCCGACAACGGCGTGGGTGCCGTGTACGCATGGGACGGTTCGAGTGACGTGGGTTCCGGGCGCATGGAAATCACGGAAGCATCCCCCTCCTCCAAAGTCGCGATCAAACTGGATTTCTTCAAGCCGTTTGAAGCTCATAACACTGCCGAATTTACCGTAGAACCCCAAGGCGACGGCAACATTGTCACTTGGGCCATGTATGGCCCTTCGCCTTTCATTTCGAAAGTGATGGGCCTGTTTTTTGATATGGACCATATGATCGGCAAGGATTTTGAAGCCGGTCTGGCCAACCTGAAAGCCGTCGCGGAAAAATAA
- a CDS encoding Lrp/AsnC family transcriptional regulator, protein MQLDAIDLSILTLLQQNGRISNQDLAEKVFLSPSSCLRRVRILEEEGIISRYSALLNPEKLGLELDVFVQVTMRRDVESWHENFMEALQKYPEVVGSYIITGDANYLLRVKARNLKHYSAFVLEKLYKIPGVLDIRSNIVLQAIKETYELPRELLRDG, encoded by the coding sequence ATGCAGCTCGATGCCATCGATTTAAGCATTCTGACGTTGTTGCAGCAGAATGGCCGGATCAGCAACCAAGATCTGGCGGAAAAGGTTTTCCTGTCGCCGTCTTCGTGTCTGCGCCGGGTGCGCATTCTGGAGGAGGAAGGCATCATCAGCCGCTACAGTGCGTTGCTGAATCCGGAAAAACTTGGGCTGGAGCTGGATGTCTTCGTGCAGGTGACAATGCGCCGCGATGTGGAAAGCTGGCATGAGAATTTCATGGAGGCGCTACAGAAATATCCGGAGGTGGTCGGTTCCTATATCATCACCGGCGATGCCAATTACCTGTTGCGCGTCAAGGCGCGCAACCTGAAACATTATTCCGCTTTCGTGCTGGAAAAACTCTATAAGATACCGGGCGTGCTCGATATCCGTTCCAACATCGTGCTGCAGGCGATCAAGGAAACCTACGAATTGCCGCGCGAGCTGTTGCGTGACGGCTGA
- a CDS encoding SGNH/GDSL hydrolase family protein: MNWQNMFYSDVTQNTLQSVCQSTLTAKGISQPVAMVAAADNALSFNYTVWTTDSVAQNGINKIVAFGDSLSDNQNIYNASNWTLPNSNSWFLGHFSNGNNWVEYLAGNLQLPLYNWAIGGAGVTTQNLVIPGVIQQVQSYTTYMQKAQNYQPQNTLFTLLIGGNDLVNYNSTVDQVISGETQALQNLIQSGARNILLLKLPDVSKAPVFTIKTNGATVAAQVTGLNNRLVALVASLRAQYGSSLNIQLYDTYALFNDLLTNPAKYQVSNTTQSCLNINTDSSTNYLQTQTARSQCNNPDSFVFWDTLHPTTHTHKLLADAVTAFVSGSFANLSSPGK; the protein is encoded by the coding sequence TTGAACTGGCAAAACATGTTCTATAGCGATGTGACGCAAAACACATTGCAATCGGTTTGCCAGAGCACGCTCACCGCTAAAGGCATCAGCCAGCCGGTAGCCATGGTCGCTGCAGCCGACAATGCGTTGTCGTTCAACTACACAGTCTGGACCACTGACAGCGTCGCCCAGAACGGCATCAACAAGATCGTCGCTTTCGGCGACAGCCTGTCCGATAATCAAAACATCTACAACGCATCGAACTGGACTCTGCCAAACTCCAATAGCTGGTTCCTGGGGCATTTCAGCAACGGTAATAACTGGGTGGAATACCTTGCCGGGAATCTGCAACTGCCGTTATATAACTGGGCCATCGGCGGCGCAGGTGTGACTACCCAGAATCTGGTGATTCCGGGCGTGATCCAGCAGGTGCAGTCGTACACGACGTACATGCAGAAGGCGCAGAACTACCAACCGCAGAACACCTTGTTTACGCTGCTGATCGGCGGCAACGATCTGGTCAATTACAACAGCACGGTCGATCAGGTCATCAGCGGCGAAACGCAGGCCTTGCAAAACCTGATCCAGTCGGGCGCCCGCAACATCCTGCTGCTCAAACTGCCCGACGTTTCGAAAGCGCCGGTGTTTACCATCAAAACCAATGGTGCAACGGTAGCGGCGCAGGTAACGGGCCTGAACAATCGCCTGGTTGCGCTGGTGGCTTCACTACGGGCACAGTACGGAAGCAGCCTGAATATCCAGTTGTATGATACCTACGCGCTGTTCAACGATCTGCTGACCAACCCAGCCAAGTATCAGGTCAGCAACACCACGCAGTCCTGCCTGAACATCAATACCGACTCCAGCACCAACTATCTGCAAACGCAGACAGCGCGTTCCCAGTGCAACAACCCCGATTCCTTCGTATTCTGGGATACGCTGCATCCGACCACGCATACACACAAGTTGTTGGCCGATGCAGTTACGGCCTTTGTCAGTGGCAGTTTTGCTAATTTGAGCAGCCCAGGCAAGTAG
- a CDS encoding VF530 family DNA-binding protein has product MTQNTHHHLHGVTLEAMLTELVEHFGWEGLAQRIDIRCFKSDPSIKSSLTFLRKTPWAREKVEALYVGMRRALK; this is encoded by the coding sequence ATGACACAAAACACACATCACCACCTGCATGGCGTCACCTTGGAAGCAATGCTGACCGAACTGGTGGAGCATTTTGGTTGGGAAGGCTTGGCGCAGCGTATCGATATCCGTTGTTTCAAGAGCGATCCAAGCATCAAGTCGAGCCTGACCTTCCTGCGCAAGACGCCTTGGGCGCGCGAGAAAGTCGAAGCGTTGTACGTCGGCATGCGGCGCGCACTCAAATAA
- a CDS encoding zinc-binding dehydrogenase, producing MKAWMFNQAELSLAMREVAQPALRPGATLIRMEAAPLLSYTGDYLQGKLPYAYPPGPFTPGTNGIGRIVAVGDGVQHFHPGQRVALNPYWITDEAVQEPAQILIGLTGISHDSGNMLAAFPHGTLREIVDMPASTLLPLEGLDHLPAERLAVLAKFVVPFGGLRRGRLAAGETVAINGASGYFGSAAVMAALAMGAGKVLALGRRAASLQRLVELGQGRVLPIVLSGEVAADTAAIRDAAAGGIDLAFDMVGQAIDPNSTLAMLNSLRRRGRLILMGSMQVPLPVPYGAMLLNSWELIGHFMYTPEDYLALLSLVRSGLLSLDTVDVKTFGFSALKPAIDHAAQMAGLQSTVVLFEQR from the coding sequence ATGAAAGCATGGATGTTTAATCAGGCAGAACTTTCGTTAGCAATGCGGGAAGTTGCACAACCTGCGCTACGCCCCGGCGCCACGCTGATACGGATGGAGGCAGCGCCGCTGCTGAGCTACACCGGCGATTACCTGCAAGGCAAGTTGCCCTATGCTTACCCGCCTGGCCCTTTCACCCCCGGCACCAATGGCATAGGACGCATCGTCGCAGTTGGCGACGGTGTGCAGCATTTCCACCCAGGACAGCGGGTTGCGTTGAATCCCTACTGGATTACCGATGAAGCGGTCCAGGAACCGGCGCAAATCCTGATTGGCCTGACCGGCATCAGCCATGACAGTGGCAATATGCTGGCGGCGTTCCCGCATGGCACGCTGCGCGAAATCGTCGACATGCCGGCTTCGACGCTGCTGCCATTGGAGGGGCTTGATCATCTGCCCGCCGAGCGCCTGGCGGTACTGGCTAAATTCGTGGTGCCGTTCGGCGGCTTGCGCCGTGGCCGGCTGGCTGCCGGCGAAACCGTCGCCATCAATGGCGCCAGTGGCTATTTCGGCTCGGCGGCCGTCATGGCGGCGTTGGCCATGGGCGCCGGCAAAGTATTGGCGCTTGGACGCCGTGCGGCATCGCTGCAGCGCCTGGTCGAACTCGGCCAGGGACGCGTGCTGCCGATAGTGCTATCGGGAGAGGTCGCAGCCGACACTGCGGCCATTCGGGATGCTGCTGCCGGCGGTATTGACCTGGCATTCGACATGGTAGGCCAGGCCATTGATCCGAACAGCACACTCGCAATGCTGAACAGCTTGCGCCGCCGTGGCCGCCTGATCCTGATGGGTAGCATGCAAGTACCGCTGCCGGTGCCGTATGGCGCCATGCTGCTCAACAGCTGGGAATTGATTGGACATTTCATGTACACCCCGGAAGACTACCTGGCGCTGCTGTCGCTAGTCAGGAGCGGTCTGTTGTCGCTGGATACGGTGGACGTGAAGACTTTTGGATTTTCTGCACTCAAGCCAGCAATCGATCATGCGGCGCAAATGGCGGGACTGCAATCGACGGTTGTGCTGTTCGAGCAGCGATAA
- the kynB gene encoding arylformamidase: MTNNAHSASKPIWDISPILSPRIPVWPGDTTFSAQTTWEIAEGCPVHVSRITLSTHTGAHCDAPSHYDPQGLSIDQVALDAYIGPCRVIHCIGASPVKPQDIAHALNDVPPRVLLRTYASAPQAEWDPAFAAVAPETIDLLAQHGVRLIGVDTPSLDPQESKNMLAHHAVRRHGMAILEGIVLDAIGAGDYELIALPLRLAGLDASPVRAILRPL, from the coding sequence ATGACGAACAATGCCCACAGTGCCTCCAAACCCATCTGGGACATCAGCCCCATTCTTTCCCCACGTATTCCAGTCTGGCCGGGCGACACCACCTTCAGTGCGCAAACCACTTGGGAAATCGCCGAAGGTTGCCCCGTGCATGTCAGTCGGATAACCCTCTCCACGCATACCGGCGCACATTGCGATGCACCTTCCCATTACGATCCGCAAGGCTTGTCCATTGACCAGGTCGCGCTTGATGCCTACATCGGCCCCTGCCGCGTGATCCATTGCATCGGCGCTTCGCCGGTCAAGCCGCAAGACATTGCGCATGCACTGAATGATGTGCCGCCGCGCGTGCTGTTGCGTACTTATGCCAGCGCACCGCAAGCCGAATGGGATCCGGCATTTGCGGCCGTTGCGCCAGAGACCATCGATCTGCTGGCGCAGCATGGCGTGCGTCTGATCGGCGTCGATACGCCATCGCTCGACCCGCAGGAATCAAAAAACATGCTGGCGCACCACGCAGTACGCCGCCACGGCATGGCGATACTCGAAGGTATCGTGCTCGATGCGATTGGCGCCGGCGATTACGAACTGATTGCCCTGCCCCTGCGCCTGGCCGGCCTCGATGCCAGCCCGGTCAGGGCGATATTGCGGCCTCTTTAA
- a CDS encoding FlxA-like family protein gives MISKTSAVQSADRSTASIASQITALQKQLSSLQKQLVSTLKDAAAEPDSKLTDMRVKMLQLQITSIESEISRLTQMAAAPALSDAQQSMQEATQDAATNATRKKQSTLSSGGSVDLYV, from the coding sequence ATGATTTCAAAAACCAGTGCAGTACAAAGCGCGGATCGCTCCACGGCGAGTATTGCATCGCAGATCACCGCGTTGCAAAAACAACTTTCCAGCCTGCAAAAGCAGCTTGTTTCGACTTTGAAGGATGCGGCAGCAGAACCGGACTCTAAACTGACCGACATGCGTGTGAAGATGCTGCAATTGCAAATCACCTCGATCGAATCCGAAATCAGCCGGCTAACTCAAATGGCAGCAGCACCTGCGCTAAGCGACGCACAGCAAAGCATGCAGGAAGCGACTCAGGATGCGGCGACGAACGCAACACGCAAAAAACAATCCACGCTGTCGTCAGGCGGCAGCGTGGATCTCTACGTCTGA
- the kynA gene encoding tryptophan 2,3-dioxygenase, which produces MECPYNEKGAWHGAKMEFKEDMSYGDYLALDQVLSAQRPLSPNHNEMLFIVQHQTSELWMKLMLHELHAVRAQLRMNMLSPAFKMMARVARIMDQLVHAWDVLATMTPPEYTAIRPYLGHSSGFQSYQYREIEFLLGNKNATLLQMHRDSPESFARLDDALKQPSIYDEAVMLMARAGLAVDDARLALDWSRPTVADQSVENAWLTVYKTPDKHWELYELAEKLVDLETSFRFWRFRHLTTVERVIGFKKGTGGTEGASYLKKMLDVVLFPELFSLRTSL; this is translated from the coding sequence ATGGAATGCCCGTACAACGAAAAAGGTGCCTGGCACGGCGCCAAGATGGAATTCAAGGAAGACATGAGCTACGGCGATTACCTGGCGCTCGACCAGGTGTTGTCGGCCCAGCGGCCGCTGTCGCCGAATCACAACGAGATGCTGTTCATCGTCCAGCACCAGACCAGCGAGTTGTGGATGAAATTGATGCTGCACGAACTGCATGCGGTGCGCGCGCAGCTGCGCATGAATATGCTGTCGCCAGCCTTCAAGATGATGGCGCGCGTCGCCCGCATCATGGATCAACTGGTGCATGCCTGGGATGTTCTGGCGACCATGACGCCGCCCGAATATACAGCGATCCGTCCCTATCTGGGCCACTCCTCCGGCTTCCAGTCGTATCAGTATCGCGAGATCGAATTCCTGCTCGGGAACAAGAATGCAACGCTACTGCAAATGCATCGAGACTCGCCGGAATCGTTTGCGCGGTTGGACGACGCGCTGAAGCAGCCGTCGATTTACGATGAGGCAGTGATGCTCATGGCGCGTGCCGGATTGGCAGTCGACGACGCCCGGCTGGCGCTGGATTGGAGCCGCCCCACCGTCGCCGACCAATCCGTGGAAAACGCCTGGCTCACGGTCTACAAGACGCCGGACAAACACTGGGAGTTATATGAACTGGCCGAGAAACTGGTCGACCTCGAAACCTCGTTCCGCTTCTGGCGCTTCCGTCACTTGACCACGGTGGAACGCGTGATCGGGTTCAAGAAAGGCACCGGCGGCACCGAGGGCGCGAGCTATCTGAAGAAGATGCTGGATGTAGTGCTGTTTCCGGAACTGTTCTCGCTGAGGACCTCTCTCTGA